In a genomic window of Kineococcus mangrovi:
- a CDS encoding VOC family protein has protein sequence MRVDHVGFAAGPQGLSETARSLAARLGVRVVDGGPHPRFGTRNVVLPLSEGTYVEVVEVLDHPVADKALFGRAVRERTEAGGGWFAWSVLVDDLESYRDRLGEEIEEGVRRRPDGVELRWRQIGAPALNTEPQLPLLIEWDGPQTQHPSALSLAGGTRLTGLTIAGQRSRVRNWLGLPPEFSTDRVEFTWLDVVGSPRATGLRSVTFETTRGTVEI, from the coding sequence CGCCCGGTCCCTGGCGGCACGGCTCGGCGTGCGCGTCGTCGACGGTGGGCCCCACCCCCGCTTCGGCACCCGCAACGTCGTCCTGCCGTTGTCCGAGGGCACCTACGTCGAGGTCGTCGAGGTGCTCGACCACCCCGTCGCCGACAAGGCGCTCTTCGGCCGGGCCGTCCGCGAGCGCACCGAGGCCGGCGGTGGCTGGTTCGCCTGGAGCGTCCTCGTCGACGACCTCGAGAGCTACCGCGACCGCCTCGGCGAGGAGATCGAGGAGGGCGTCCGCCGCCGTCCCGACGGGGTCGAGCTGCGCTGGCGGCAGATCGGCGCCCCCGCGCTCAACACCGAACCGCAGCTGCCGCTGCTCATCGAGTGGGACGGCCCGCAGACCCAGCACCCGTCGGCGCTGTCGCTGGCCGGCGGCACCCGGCTGACCGGTCTGACGATCGCCGGCCAGCGCTCGCGCGTCCGCAACTGGCTGGGACTGCCGCCGGAGTTCAGCACCGACCGCGTCGAGTTCACCTGGCTCGACGTCGTCGGCAGTCCCCGCGCCACGGGCCTGCGCTCGGTGACGTTCGAGACCACCCGCGGTACCGTCGAGATCTGA